A single Bifidobacterium asteroides DNA region contains:
- a CDS encoding sterol carrier family protein: protein MSAIREADMEEGRRDFLAWRDAAKEAANNLGPEGDRLTVTPQTDRRSKAMAVRYSLHMLEIKAPGPGVEVRVAPWGAVKILDGPASDPHNLTPPDVIELDPDVWLRLAAGVTSWSEEAAAGHISAVGERDDLHELLPLV, encoded by the coding sequence ACATGGAAGAAGGCCGCCGGGATTTTCTGGCCTGGCGCGATGCGGCCAAGGAGGCCGCGAATAATCTGGGCCCGGAGGGCGACCGGCTGACAGTGACCCCGCAAACAGACAGGCGCAGCAAGGCCATGGCTGTCCGCTATTCCCTGCACATGCTGGAGATCAAGGCTCCCGGCCCCGGCGTAGAGGTCAGGGTGGCGCCTTGGGGGGCCGTCAAGATTCTGGACGGGCCGGCATCCGACCCGCATAACCTGACCCCGCCCGACGTCATCGAACTGGACCCGGATGTCTGGCTGCGGCTGGCCGCCGGCGTCACCAGCTGGAGCGAAGAAGCCGCCGCCGGGCATATCAGCGCCGTGGGCGAGCGAGACGATCTGCACGAGCTGCTGCCGCTGGTATGA